The following DNA comes from Bacteroidota bacterium.
AAGTGATAATGTGCCTGATAATCTGATGGTTGCAATGGCCCCACTACCTAGCGGGCTTGCCAGTGCGACAATGGTTTCATTGTTTGAAATATCGATCAGATCGTAATGCATTTTCATATTCGGTTTAAATAACAAATTTAAGCAATTCTTTCAGTAATTATTTAAAACATCTTACCTTTGGCCTTGGAAGTTAGACATAAAAGATTCAGCATCAAAATTAAATAAATGATTCCTAAACACTGACCTCTAATATCTGAAAATTTAAAATCTTTAAAATGAGCATATTAGTAAATAAAAATTCAAAAATAATTGTACAAGGTTTTACCGGTGGCGAAGGAACTTTTCACTCTGAGCAAATGATAGCTTACGGAACAAATATCGTTGGTGGAGTGACTCCGAATAAAGGTGGACAGTTGCATTTAGGGAAACCTGTTTTTAATACAGTTGAAGATGCGGTAAAAGCAACAGCGGCCGACACCAGTGTAATTTTTGTTCCACCTGCCTACGCTGCAGGTGCGATAATGGAAGCTGCTCAAGCAGGTATTAAAGTTGTCGTTTGTATTACCGAAGGGATTCCTACAAAAGATATGATTCAGGTAAAGCATTATTTAACTGATTTTGATTGTAGACTGATTGGTCCTAATTGCCCTGGAATTATTACTCCGGGAGAAGCAAAAGTGGGTATCATGCCCGGCTTTATTCATACTCCAGGTCACGTAGGTATTGTTTCCAGATCTGGCACCTTAACCTATGAAGCCGTTGATCAAATCACAAAACTTGGGTTAGGCCAATCTACGGCAATTGGCATTGGTGGTGATCCGATTATTGGTACTACTACCAAAGATGCCGTTCAGCTATTTATGGCCGATCCCGATACTCATGGGATTGTTTTGATTGGTGAAATTGGAGGAGATATGGAAGCCGATGCTGCTGAATGGATCAAAGAAAACAGTACAAAACCGGTTGTTAGTTTTATTGCCGGAGCAACCGCACCTAAAGGTCGTACAATGGGACATGCCGGAGCAATTATTAGTGGAAAGGACGATACTGCTCAAGCTAAAAAAGAAAAACTAATTAGTTGCGGAATTCATGTGGTGGATTCTCCAGCCGATATTGGAACTAAAATGGCAGAACTGCTTAAATGATGAATGATTAATGATGAATGATGAAATTGGTCTTTAAATATCTCTTAAATAAAAAATCAGCATTCAAAAATCAACATTAGACATTAAAACTTAAAAATCCAGGATTCATCATATTTTTTATCTAAACCGGATTGGGCTGTTTTAGCCGATTCTAAATCCGGATATGATGAAAGTGCAATCCGGTATTTTTCATCTGTCATTAAAATAACTGCGTCATTAAAACCATCTTTCTTAAGTTTCTCAGTTCGTTTTTCTGCATCTTTAAGGCGATTAAAACTGCCAAAAATTAAATAATATTGATTGGTTTTTTCGCTAATAACTGATATTTTTTCGCTAATAATTGGGTTATTTTCACGGTTGGGTTTTTGTGCTTCGCCACAAATATTTGGCTTTGGTTCATTGTCAACTGCACGTCCAAACCACACAACTGCATAACCATCCTTGATACCTACTCCCATGGCTCTCCATACATTTTGCCATTCCCCTTTATTTAAAATCATATCAGAAGCTTGAGGGATATTCATCCATCCCTCGAATATTTCTTCAGCTGTTAAATCCTCACTTTGCCAAAAAGCCAATTCGTACCCTCTGTACTTATATGGACTAATTTCTTGTGGCTTATTCCACATGCATTCTTGTACGGGGATATAAGCTTGATAACAACAGGATGTCCAGATTCCTTTATCCGACCATGAATGGAGATTGCACAAACTGGTATCTGGATGATTCTGGATTAGGTCATTGATGTGTGTGTAAGCTACAAATGATAAAGAAGCTGATAGGGGTAGTCGGTCAAGTTGTTTCTGCGTTCGTGCTTCATTGATCAATACAAATAATTTATTTGCTTTTTCCGAAATACAAAAATCTTTGGGAATCGTCTTGTCTTGCGGCCATACAATCATGGAGGAAAATATAAAGATGATAATAATTGGAGTCGATTTCTTTAGCTTCATTATTTGAGTTCGTGTTTATCAAAAATAGTAAAATACAAGCATTATGGTTAAGAAGTGTTTAAAATTCGATTAATTTAGAGGAATAATAATATAAAAGACTAATATTAACCATGACCAAATATTTTAGCATGGACTCCATAGATAAGCAGCATAAGCATGGCTTTGGAACAGCACCGGTATTTTTTACAGCAATCTCAACCATTTTAGGTGCCATCTTATTTTTAAGATTTGGCTTCGCAGTTGGTACTTTAGGGATGGGTGGAGCTTTGCTCATCGTAATACTGGGTCATATGGTTACAATTCCAACGGCTCTAGCAATTTCAGAGATTGCGACAAATAAAAAGGTTGAAGGTGGTGGCGAATATTATATTATTTCACGATCATTTGGATTAAATATTGGGGTTACAATTGGAATTGCACTTTACCTGTCGCAAGCCATAAGTGTTGCATTTTATGTTATAGCTTTTACAGAGGCTTTCGAGCCGGTAATTAATTGGGTAAATACCAATTATGGAATCCTTTTACCACGTCAGGCAATTAGCTTGCCTGCGATGGCATTGCTTGCTTTGTTAATTCTGACGAAAGGAGCCGGAATAGGTGTCAAAGCTTTATATATCGTTGTAACAATTTTATTTGCTTCGCTGCTATTGTTTTTTATGGGAAAACCAACTCCATCTATGAATTCGGAACCAGAAGGTGTCCGTTATATTTTTGGTAATCTTGATAATTTTTTCGTGATTTTTGCTATCATATTTCCTGCATTTACTGGTATGACAGCAGGTGTTGGCCTTTCGGGAGATTTAAGAAATCCTGCTAAATCAATCCCAATTGGAACTACAGTTGCAACAGTGGTCGGGTTGATTGTTTATGTTTTTATAATCTGGAAAATTAATGTATCAGCAAGTATAGATGAAATGCTAACCGAACAATTGGTGATGAGCAAAATAGCGTTATATGGTTGGCTTGTAATTCCTGTTGGGCTCGCTGCATCTACTATCTCTTCTGCACTTGGATCGGTAATGGTAGCTCCTCGTACATTGCAAGCTTTGGGTTCAGATAATTTTTTACCATTTACACGAATAAATAAAATTTTCGCTAAAGGAAAGAGGGATTCAGATGAACCAATTAACGCTTCCATACTTACAGTAATAATTGCGTTTATTTTCGTGGCAATGGGAAATGTTAATTCTGTGGCAGAAATTATTTCTATGTTTTTTATGGTGACTTATGGTTCCATTTGCCTTATTTCCTTCTTAAATCACTTTGGTTCTGATCCATCGTATCGACCGGCATTTCGATCGAAATGGTATTTGTCGTTAATTGGATTTTTGTTGAGTTTTTGGCTTATGTTTAAAATCAATGGATTGTATGCATTTTTGGCAATTGTTTTGATGACCGCATTGTACCTGTGGGTTTCAAATAAGCGCAAGGAGCGCGATGGACTGCAATCTATATTTAAGGGTGCAATTTTTCAGATGAACCGTCGGATTCAGGTCTATCTTCAAAAATCCAGAAGTATTAAAATGGGAGAGAGTTGGAGACCTTCAGCCATTTGTGTTTCGAAAAAATCACTTGAGCATGAGGATGCATTTAATTTTTTAAACTGGGTTTCGTATAAATATGGTTTTGGTACTTATATTCATCTTATCGAAGGTTTTTATAATCTGGAAACAAGCAGGCAGGCACAGTCAAGTTTGAAAGAGTTAATCCTACAATCGAATGCAAAAAGTAATAATGTATACATCGATACCATTATTTCACCTTCATATACTTCGGCAATGGCGCAGGCAATCCAATTACCCGGAATATCGGGTATGGAGAATAATATGATCATATTTGAGTATGATAAAAAGAATTTGTCCGAATTAAAAACTGTTATTGATAATTTTCACTTAACTCTTCCCGGAAGTCATGACGTATGTATATTTGGAAGTTCTGAAAAAAGATATTCGCCAAAAGCGCCTATACATGTTTGGATCAGGAGTTTCGATTTCGAAAATTCTAATTTGATGATTCTTTTAAGCTATATCATTTCAGAGCATCCTGATTGGCGCAAATCTACCATCAAAATTTTTGATATTTGTAAAGCAAATGAAGAAGAAATGACCAAACAGGATTTGGTCGCATTGGTTAAAAGTGGGCGTATTCCGATCGCACCGCAAAATATAGAAATTATCAGCAAAGATGAATCTGTAAGCAGTAAAAAAATCATTTCTGAAAAGTCTGCAAAAGCAGGATTGACCATTATCGGCTTCAGGCCCGAGCACCTCAATATTTATGGGCTCGATTTGTTTAAAGGATATGATGCAATTGGTGACATTGTATTTGTTAATTGCCATGAAGTAAAAGAAATAGAATAGTTTCGAACTCGCATAAGAATAATTGTTTAATAGGTCTGTTAAAATTATTAGTACCATGTATTGCATCGTACTAAATGCGTTATGTTTATATGATAAATTAAAAAGTGTAACAATTAATAATTTAATGCGTCATATGTCATAATCCTATTAACCAAACCTAACATCCTATGTTTAAAAACTTTCTTCAAATTACTTTTCGGAACTTCCTGAAAAATAAATTTTTCGTAATTATCAATGTAATTGGATTGGGAATTGCATTGGCCAGTTGTATTGTTGCTTATTATAATTATCGTTGGAACGTTGATTTTGATAAGGTGATTAGCCATAAAAATGAAATTTATAAGGTTGGATTTGTTCAAAATATCAATGGTCGGATGCAACGATTTGGAATGAATCCACTTTCGTTAAAGCCGGCAATTGGCAATTCGATGGTTGGAGTAGATGAAATTATCAGGGTTCAACGTAGCAGAATGGCTATCAGGTATGGGGATAGAATATTCAGCAATATTGTTGGCTTTGCTGATGAAAATATGTTCGATGTTTTTGATTATCCTTTTTTACGGGGGGATGCAAATTCATTAAATGACGCGCGAAGTGCAATTTTAACAGAAGAATTTGCACAGACTTGTTTCGGTGATAAGGACCCGATAGGTGAAATGATCAGTGTTTTTTTAAACGATGGTAAAGAAAGGACATTTAAAGTCAGTGGGATTATCAAAGATTTGCCGGAAAATACAAGCTTCCAATTCAGTGTTTTAACCCACATTGATAATTTTATTGAAATGAATAATCTTGACGAGAATAATTGGAGGGCATGGATTTCAGGCACTTTCCTTTTAATTCCGGATAAGAAATATGTGAAAAATATTGAAGATCACTTACAAACTTTTATACCAATTCAAAATAGAGCCAGAGAGGATTTAAAGGTTGCAAGTTTTCATCTCGAACCAATGAAAGTTATTCCGAATACGGCCAGGAATACATGGAATTATGGGCTTATGCAAGGATTGCATCCTGCGGCTTTTGCTGCACCCAGCATCATGGCAATACTCATTTTGCTGTTAGCGTGTTTGAACTTTACAAATACAGCTTTGGCAATTTCAAGTCGTCGTTTAAAAGAGATAGGATTAAGAAAGGTAATGGGTGGCTTACGTATTCATACCATGATCCAGTTTCTGGGAGAAAACATAGTTTTATGTTTTATTGCGTTACTTGCTTCCCTGCTGATTGGATCTTATTTGATTGATGAGTGGAGCAAAATGTGGGAGTACACCATAGCAATTAATTTTGCTGATGGCGGAAAATTGTGGTTTTTTCTCTTTGTTTTGCTAATAGTTACAGGACTTGCTGCAGGATCTTACCCTGCTTTTTATGTAAGCAAATTTAACCCGATAAATATTTTGAAAGGAAATGTTAAGTTAAGTGGGGCAGGGTTGCTTTCAAAAATTTTGTTGGTGATACAATTTTTATTAGCTGTAACAGGGATTATTTCCACCGTGATATTTACACAAAACGCAAAATTTCAAGAGAATTTATCAATGGGATATGCGAAAGATAAAATCATCGCGGTGCCTTTTAGTAATAATCCCACTCTTGAGCTCTTCAGAAATACCATCAGTCAAAATCCCATGATTA
Coding sequences within:
- the sucD gene encoding succinate--CoA ligase subunit alpha translates to MSILVNKNSKIIVQGFTGGEGTFHSEQMIAYGTNIVGGVTPNKGGQLHLGKPVFNTVEDAVKATAADTSVIFVPPAYAAGAIMEAAQAGIKVVVCITEGIPTKDMIQVKHYLTDFDCRLIGPNCPGIITPGEAKVGIMPGFIHTPGHVGIVSRSGTLTYEAVDQITKLGLGQSTAIGIGGDPIIGTTTKDAVQLFMADPDTHGIVLIGEIGGDMEADAAEWIKENSTKPVVSFIAGATAPKGRTMGHAGAIISGKDDTAQAKKEKLISCGIHVVDSPADIGTKMAELLK
- a CDS encoding SPOR domain-containing protein translates to MKLKKSTPIIIIFIFSSMIVWPQDKTIPKDFCISEKANKLFVLINEARTQKQLDRLPLSASLSFVAYTHINDLIQNHPDTSLCNLHSWSDKGIWTSCCYQAYIPVQECMWNKPQEISPYKYRGYELAFWQSEDLTAEEIFEGWMNIPQASDMILNKGEWQNVWRAMGVGIKDGYAVVWFGRAVDNEPKPNICGEAQKPNRENNPIISEKISVISEKTNQYYLIFGSFNRLKDAEKRTEKLKKDGFNDAVILMTDEKYRIALSSYPDLESAKTAQSGLDKKYDESWIFKF
- a CDS encoding amino acid permease; translation: MDSIDKQHKHGFGTAPVFFTAISTILGAILFLRFGFAVGTLGMGGALLIVILGHMVTIPTALAISEIATNKKVEGGGEYYIISRSFGLNIGVTIGIALYLSQAISVAFYVIAFTEAFEPVINWVNTNYGILLPRQAISLPAMALLALLILTKGAGIGVKALYIVVTILFASLLLFFMGKPTPSMNSEPEGVRYIFGNLDNFFVIFAIIFPAFTGMTAGVGLSGDLRNPAKSIPIGTTVATVVGLIVYVFIIWKINVSASIDEMLTEQLVMSKIALYGWLVIPVGLAASTISSALGSVMVAPRTLQALGSDNFLPFTRINKIFAKGKRDSDEPINASILTVIIAFIFVAMGNVNSVAEIISMFFMVTYGSICLISFLNHFGSDPSYRPAFRSKWYLSLIGFLLSFWLMFKINGLYAFLAIVLMTALYLWVSNKRKERDGLQSIFKGAIFQMNRRIQVYLQKSRSIKMGESWRPSAICVSKKSLEHEDAFNFLNWVSYKYGFGTYIHLIEGFYNLETSRQAQSSLKELILQSNAKSNNVYIDTIISPSYTSAMAQAIQLPGISGMENNMIIFEYDKKNLSELKTVIDNFHLTLPGSHDVCIFGSSEKRYSPKAPIHVWIRSFDFENSNLMILLSYIISEHPDWRKSTIKIFDICKANEEEMTKQDLVALVKSGRIPIAPQNIEIISKDESVSSKKIISEKSAKAGLTIIGFRPEHLNIYGLDLFKGYDAIGDIVFVNCHEVKEIE
- a CDS encoding ABC transporter permease, whose product is MFKNFLQITFRNFLKNKFFVIINVIGLGIALASCIVAYYNYRWNVDFDKVISHKNEIYKVGFVQNINGRMQRFGMNPLSLKPAIGNSMVGVDEIIRVQRSRMAIRYGDRIFSNIVGFADENMFDVFDYPFLRGDANSLNDARSAILTEEFAQTCFGDKDPIGEMISVFLNDGKERTFKVSGIIKDLPENTSFQFSVLTHIDNFIEMNNLDENNWRAWISGTFLLIPDKKYVKNIEDHLQTFIPIQNRAREDLKVASFHLEPMKVIPNTARNTWNYGLMQGLHPAAFAAPSIMAILILLLACLNFTNTALAISSRRLKEIGLRKVMGGLRIHTMIQFLGENIVLCFIALLASLLIGSYLIDEWSKMWEYTIAINFADGGKLWFFLFVLLIVTGLAAGSYPAFYVSKFNPINILKGNVKLSGAGLLSKILLVIQFLLAVTGIISTVIFTQNAKFQENLSMGYAKDKIIAVPFSNNPTLELFRNTISQNPMINKMGWAEEHVSWSSYNRTLNWGAEQEHEVTAFDIGKGYFETMGFELVDGRYFDQDFKESEREKAIIVNEKLVEAYGWESAIGQRLRENDTTELTVVGVVRNFYPFGFWNEITPTMLKLGVKERMRTLVVQAEPKNLEELNKYMRTEWEKLIPNAVYPGFLQEERLAESKSVNNNIIDIFLFLAIVSVLLSLVGLYTLVSLKVIKRTKEIGIRKVLGAPVFHIISLLNREFLYIIFISSVLGSVLGYYLSEMLLSSIYQVYKSASISTFIIPTIVILSVSVITIIGKVYKAASKNPVDAIKYE